A section of the Elizabethkingia anophelis R26 genome encodes:
- a CDS encoding thiamine phosphate synthase: protein MLSKLQYISQGVNAEEQERNILKALLNGADWIQIRWKNSDVELLQELCIKVQKHCREFGAQCIINDHVSIAKAIDADGVHLGLTDTTVTEARSILGDHKIIGGTANTIEDICQRIDENCNYIGLGPFRFTTTKEKLSPILGLEGYKNIFKHFQERQISLPPVFAIGGIQLEDICALKDVGLYGVAVSGLIADNPELVSTIKIIFNE from the coding sequence ATGTTGAGTAAACTGCAATATATATCACAAGGTGTAAATGCCGAAGAACAGGAAAGGAATATCCTGAAAGCTTTGCTTAATGGAGCTGACTGGATTCAGATACGTTGGAAGAATTCAGATGTAGAACTATTACAGGAACTTTGTATAAAAGTACAAAAGCATTGCAGAGAATTTGGTGCTCAATGCATCATCAATGATCATGTGAGTATAGCCAAAGCAATTGATGCAGACGGTGTACATCTGGGATTAACAGATACCACGGTAACGGAAGCCAGAAGTATTCTGGGAGATCATAAAATTATTGGCGGAACGGCTAATACTATTGAGGATATCTGCCAGCGTATCGATGAAAACTGTAATTATATAGGTTTAGGTCCTTTTCGATTTACGACTACAAAAGAAAAATTAAGTCCAATTCTCGGGCTGGAAGGTTATAAAAACATTTTTAAACATTTTCAGGAACGACAAATTAGTTTACCACCAGTTTTTGCTATCGGTGGCATTCAGCTAGAAGATATCTGCGCTTTAAAGGATGTTGGTTTGTACGGTGTCGCTGTATCCGGACTAATTGCTGACAACCCTGAATTGGTTTCAACTATTAAAATAATATTCAATGAGTAA
- the thiS gene encoding sulfur carrier protein ThiS, with protein sequence MELTINHEKKHYTHLPSTLEALIHLEARGKSKGIAVAVNNQVISKADWGNTILQDKDSVLIITATQGG encoded by the coding sequence ATGGAACTCACAATTAATCACGAGAAAAAACATTACACACATTTACCTTCCACATTGGAAGCGCTAATACATCTGGAAGCCCGCGGCAAGTCCAAAGGTATTGCTGTAGCTGTAAACAATCAGGTTATCTCCAAAGCCGACTGGGGCAATACTATTCTTCAGGATAAAGATTCTGTTCTTATTATCACCGCAACACAAGGAGGTTAA
- the efp gene encoding elongation factor P: MATTADIKKGLCIEFSNDIYKVIEFLHVKPGKGPAFVRTKLKSVTNGKVLDNTFSAGHKIEEVKVITRKFQYLYDDENGFHFMNNDDFTQIYINKEMIENAQFMKAGEEVTIVLKEADEAPLSAEIPPTVTLEVIEADPGVKGNTATNALKNAIVETGARVLVPLFIEPGEKIRINTEDGSYIERIK, from the coding sequence ATGGCAACAACTGCAGACATTAAAAAAGGTCTTTGTATTGAATTTAGCAATGATATCTATAAGGTAATTGAATTCCTTCACGTAAAACCAGGAAAAGGTCCTGCCTTCGTAAGAACAAAGCTGAAAAGTGTAACCAACGGAAAAGTGTTAGATAATACATTTTCTGCAGGGCACAAGATCGAAGAGGTTAAAGTAATTACCAGAAAATTTCAGTACCTTTATGACGATGAAAATGGCTTCCATTTCATGAACAATGATGATTTCACTCAGATCTATATTAACAAAGAAATGATTGAAAATGCTCAGTTTATGAAAGCAGGTGAAGAGGTTACAATTGTTTTAAAAGAAGCAGATGAGGCTCCGTTATCAGCGGAAATTCCACCAACTGTTACTTTAGAAGTTATTGAAGCTGATCCAGGTGTAAAAGGAAACACAGCGACTAATGCATTGAAAAATGCAATCGTTGAGACTGGTGCAAGAGTACTGGTTCCTTTATTTATTGAACCGGGAGAAAAGATCAGAATCAATACTGAAGACGGTAGCTACATCGAAAGAATTAAATAA
- a CDS encoding ABC transporter permease — protein MKNIILITKREYLTQVKKKSFVVLTLMAPILLLLFGAVITYMFKANKTHYNIAVVDNSQSFSKMKNSGDISYQYVSEKSAGTIKGTLTETEAIDGLLVIPKLEDNDYSKLEAQTKLYTNKQIGFDSRKEISSAISDEIRKLKIKELGIKESQILNLNQNFTLNTENLKEKKQDDDAFLFGVKSALAGILMYATFMFIIMYGVRVMRSVLEEKNNRVVEIIISSVKPFELMMGKILGVTLVALTQFVIWIAMTVSAAVFFNQKYSVAAAGPMDKLGNIQEIFTMVSHSLLGMDYVTIIGVFIFYFLLGYIFYSSIYAAVGSAVDNETETQQFTLFAILPLMLSLYGSFSIMNNPEGPLAFWLSIIPLTSPVAMIARIPFGVPMWQLLLSMALLAASALFMIFVAGKIYRVGILMYGNKASVKELWKWIRS, from the coding sequence ATGAAAAATATTATACTTATTACCAAAAGAGAGTATCTTACCCAAGTAAAGAAAAAATCTTTTGTTGTCCTCACGCTTATGGCACCTATCCTACTTTTGTTGTTTGGCGCTGTCATTACTTACATGTTCAAAGCGAACAAAACCCATTATAACATCGCAGTAGTAGATAACAGCCAGAGTTTTTCCAAAATGAAAAATTCAGGTGACATTAGCTACCAATATGTCTCTGAAAAAAGTGCCGGGACAATAAAGGGAACATTAACGGAAACAGAAGCTATAGATGGACTTTTAGTTATTCCAAAACTGGAAGATAACGATTACAGCAAACTGGAAGCACAGACAAAACTATACACGAATAAACAAATAGGCTTTGATTCCCGTAAAGAAATTTCTTCCGCTATTTCTGATGAAATCAGAAAGCTTAAAATAAAGGAACTCGGTATAAAGGAATCACAGATTCTGAATCTGAATCAGAATTTCACGTTGAATACAGAAAATCTAAAGGAGAAAAAGCAAGATGACGATGCTTTTCTTTTCGGGGTAAAGTCTGCATTAGCGGGTATCCTGATGTATGCTACATTTATGTTCATCATTATGTATGGTGTACGGGTAATGCGTAGTGTACTGGAAGAGAAAAACAACCGTGTTGTAGAAATTATTATTTCGTCTGTAAAGCCTTTTGAACTGATGATGGGTAAAATTCTGGGAGTAACCTTAGTAGCCCTTACACAGTTTGTCATATGGATTGCCATGACGGTAAGTGCTGCAGTATTTTTCAATCAAAAGTACTCGGTTGCAGCAGCCGGCCCAATGGATAAGCTAGGAAATATTCAGGAGATCTTTACTATGGTTTCTCACAGCCTATTGGGTATGGATTATGTAACTATTATCGGTGTTTTTATCTTCTATTTCCTTTTAGGATATATCTTCTATAGCTCTATTTATGCAGCAGTGGGCTCTGCTGTAGACAATGAAACAGAAACCCAGCAATTCACATTATTTGCAATTTTACCACTTATGCTGAGCTTATATGGCAGCTTTAGCATTATGAATAATCCTGAAGGTCCTTTAGCTTTTTGGCTGTCTATAATTCCGTTAACATCACCAGTTGCTATGATTGCCAGAATACCATTTGGTGTACCTATGTGGCAATTATTACTTTCCATGGCATTACTTGCCGCATCAGCTCTGTTTATGATCTTTGTAGCAGGGAAAATCTACCGTGTTGGTATTCTGATGTATGGCAACAAAGCTTCGGTAAAAGAGCTTTGGAAATGGATCAGAAGCTAA
- the sucD gene encoding succinate--CoA ligase subunit alpha: MSVLVNKDSKVIVQGFTGNEGTFHAGQMIEYGTNVVGGVTPGKGGSEHLGKPVFNTVAEAVEKAGANVSIIFVPPAFAADAVMEAADAGIKVIVCITEGIPVADMVKVKDYIQDKDCRLIGPNCPGIITSDEAKIGIMPGFVFKKGRVGIVSKSGTLTYEAADQVVRAGFGVSTAIGIGGDPIIGTTTKEALELFINDPETDAVVMIGEIGGQLEGDAAKWYKASGSTKPVVGFIAGQTAPKGRTMGHAGAIVGGDDDTAQAKMKIMAECGINVVASPADIGATVAKVLNK; encoded by the coding sequence ATGTCAGTATTAGTAAACAAAGATTCGAAAGTAATCGTACAAGGATTTACCGGTAATGAAGGTACTTTCCATGCAGGTCAAATGATAGAATACGGAACAAATGTAGTAGGTGGTGTAACTCCAGGAAAAGGTGGTTCTGAGCACTTAGGAAAGCCTGTATTCAACACTGTTGCAGAAGCTGTAGAAAAAGCAGGAGCTAACGTAAGTATTATCTTCGTTCCACCGGCATTTGCTGCTGATGCAGTAATGGAAGCTGCCGATGCAGGTATCAAAGTAATCGTTTGTATTACTGAAGGTATTCCTGTAGCTGACATGGTAAAAGTTAAGGACTATATTCAGGATAAAGATTGTCGTTTAATCGGTCCAAACTGCCCTGGTATCATTACTTCTGACGAGGCTAAAATTGGTATTATGCCAGGTTTCGTTTTCAAGAAAGGTAGAGTAGGTATCGTATCTAAGTCAGGTACTTTAACATATGAAGCAGCGGATCAGGTTGTAAGAGCTGGATTTGGTGTTTCTACAGCTATTGGTATTGGTGGTGACCCAATCATTGGTACTACTACTAAAGAAGCTTTAGAATTATTCATCAATGATCCTGAAACTGATGCAGTAGTTATGATCGGTGAGATTGGTGGTCAGTTAGAAGGTGATGCTGCTAAATGGTACAAAGCTTCTGGTTCTACTAAGCCAGTTGTAGGTTTCATCGCAGGTCAGACAGCTCCTAAAGGAAGAACAATGGGGCACGCAGGTGCTATCGTAGGTGGTGATGATGATACAGCTCAGGCTAAAATGAAGATTATGGCAGAATGCGGAATCAACGTTGTAGCTTCACCTGCTGATATTGGTGCTACTGTAGCAAAAGTTTTAAACAAATAA
- a CDS encoding porin family protein has translation MKKLLFTSALALSTLSFAQIDFNNTRFGVTAGLNRSGVSNAHRPSGARYTFQAGGLALIPIGTANQFFLQPEVLFYGAGETGKDSDFKNGDRNANGYNAVYANNYISVPVYFKAYFSEAPSEFFAMAGPRFNFLVNQNVKNVPQDRPYYDPDYSGSNPNNFNGKAASFNFGIGLGLGYSLKREWEFTIKYDLGLTNTYKGLVNELSSKSKSEQVASIGVSYIFK, from the coding sequence ATGAAGAAATTACTTTTTACCTCTGCATTGGCACTATCTACGCTTTCGTTTGCCCAGATAGATTTCAATAACACCAGATTTGGGGTTACTGCAGGGCTTAACCGTTCAGGAGTGAGCAATGCACACAGACCATCAGGAGCAAGATATACTTTCCAGGCAGGTGGATTAGCTTTAATCCCAATAGGAACTGCTAACCAGTTTTTCTTACAGCCAGAGGTGTTATTCTACGGTGCTGGCGAAACCGGAAAGGATAGCGATTTTAAGAACGGAGATCGTAATGCTAATGGTTATAATGCAGTATATGCGAATAACTACATCAGTGTTCCGGTATACTTCAAAGCTTATTTCTCTGAAGCACCATCTGAGTTTTTTGCAATGGCAGGTCCTAGATTTAACTTTCTGGTAAATCAGAACGTTAAAAATGTTCCTCAGGATAGACCTTACTATGATCCTGATTACTCGGGTTCTAACCCTAATAATTTTAATGGTAAAGCAGCAAGCTTTAACTTTGGGATTGGATTAGGATTAGGTTACAGCCTTAAAAGAGAATGGGAATTCACAATCAAATATGACTTAGGACTTACCAATACTTACAAAGGTTTAGTAAACGAACTAAGCTCTAAGAGCAAATCTGAACAAGTAGCGAGCATTGGTGTTAGCTATATCTTCAAATAA
- the thiC gene encoding phosphomethylpyrimidine synthase ThiC → MKTITQTSLPNSKKVYIDGQLFPIKVAMREITLSPTKLSSGGIEVNPPVTVYDTSGPYTDNQAVIDVRKGLPRIREPWILDRGDVEVLEGITSEYGKKRLADTKLDDLRFEYSHKPMVAKEGMNVSQLYYAKKGIITPEMEYVAIRENQKIEQLETSTKGMAAQHHGDSFGANTPKGKITPEFVRSEIAAGRAIIPNNINHPESEPMIIGRNFLVKINANIGNSAVTSNIEEEVEKAVWACRWGADTIMDLSTGKNIHETREWIIRNSPVPIGTVPIYQALEKVKGVAENLTWEIFRDTLIEQAEQGVSYFTIHAGVLLRYIHLTASRVTGIVSRGGSIMAKWCLFHHQENFLYTHFEEICEIMKRYDVAFSLGDGLRPGSIADANDAAQFAELETLGELTKIAWKHDVQVMIEGPGHVPMHMIKENMEKQLEECDEAPFYTLGPLTTDIAPGYDHITSAIGAAMIGWYGCAMLCYVTPKEHLGLPNKKDVKDGVITYKLAAHAADLAKGHPGAQYRDNALSKARFEFRWEDQFNLSLDPDTAREFHDETLPADGAKVAHFCSMCGPKFCSMKITQEIRDAAEQGMNEKSKEFIEAGKEIYL, encoded by the coding sequence ATGAAGACAATCACCCAAACATCATTACCCAATTCTAAAAAAGTGTACATAGATGGTCAGCTTTTCCCAATTAAAGTGGCAATGCGTGAGATCACACTAAGCCCGACAAAATTGAGTTCGGGAGGTATAGAAGTCAACCCGCCGGTTACGGTATATGATACCTCAGGACCTTATACCGATAATCAGGCAGTTATAGATGTTCGTAAAGGATTACCCAGAATTCGCGAACCATGGATACTGGACAGAGGAGATGTAGAAGTGTTGGAAGGTATAACTTCTGAATATGGAAAAAAAAGACTTGCAGATACAAAGCTGGATGATCTGAGATTTGAGTACAGTCATAAACCAATGGTTGCCAAAGAAGGGATGAATGTAAGTCAGTTGTACTATGCAAAGAAAGGCATCATTACTCCTGAAATGGAATATGTGGCCATACGCGAAAATCAGAAGATTGAACAGCTGGAAACCTCTACCAAAGGGATGGCTGCACAGCATCATGGTGACAGCTTTGGTGCCAATACCCCCAAAGGAAAGATTACCCCGGAATTTGTACGCAGCGAAATCGCTGCCGGAAGAGCAATTATACCGAATAATATCAACCATCCTGAAAGCGAACCCATGATTATCGGCCGTAATTTCCTGGTGAAGATTAATGCCAATATTGGTAACAGTGCTGTTACCTCCAATATCGAAGAAGAGGTGGAGAAAGCCGTATGGGCTTGTCGCTGGGGTGCAGATACGATTATGGATTTATCTACCGGAAAAAATATCCACGAAACACGGGAATGGATTATCAGGAATTCTCCGGTTCCCATTGGTACAGTACCTATTTATCAGGCATTGGAAAAAGTAAAAGGTGTTGCAGAGAATCTTACATGGGAGATATTCAGGGATACTCTTATAGAGCAAGCAGAGCAGGGAGTGTCTTATTTTACCATTCATGCGGGCGTATTGTTACGTTATATTCATCTTACAGCCAGTCGTGTTACGGGGATTGTTTCGCGTGGCGGATCTATTATGGCTAAATGGTGTCTGTTCCATCATCAGGAAAACTTCCTGTACACGCACTTCGAAGAGATCTGCGAAATTATGAAGCGTTATGATGTGGCATTCTCTCTGGGTGATGGATTAAGACCGGGTTCTATTGCCGATGCCAATGATGCTGCACAATTTGCAGAACTGGAAACATTGGGAGAGCTCACCAAGATTGCCTGGAAACATGATGTGCAGGTAATGATAGAAGGACCTGGACATGTACCAATGCATATGATTAAAGAGAATATGGAGAAGCAGCTTGAAGAATGTGATGAGGCACCTTTTTATACCTTGGGGCCATTGACAACGGATATTGCACCGGGATATGATCATATTACTTCTGCTATTGGTGCTGCTATGATTGGTTGGTATGGCTGTGCAATGCTTTGTTATGTTACTCCAAAAGAACATTTAGGTTTGCCGAATAAAAAGGATGTAAAAGATGGTGTAATTACCTATAAACTTGCAGCTCATGCTGCAGATCTTGCAAAAGGACATCCGGGAGCGCAATATCGGGATAATGCACTGAGTAAGGCCCGATTCGAATTCCGTTGGGAAGATCAGTTCAACCTTTCTTTGGATCCGGATACAGCAAGAGAATTTCATGATGAAACACTACCTGCAGATGGAGCCAAGGTAGCCCATTTTTGTTCCATGTGCGGTCCTAAATTCTGTTCCATGAAGATTACCCAGGAGATCAGAGATGCTGCTGAACAGGGTATGAATGAAAAGTCGAAAGAATTTATCGAAGCAGGTAAAGAAATCTATTTATGA
- a CDS encoding thiazole synthase: MSNLQIADRIYTSRLFLGTGKFGSMSQMTEAVKASGSELVTMALKRIDHQSDSDDLLTALHLPDVHLLPNTSGARNAQEAVLAAQLAREALETNWLKLEIHPDPRYLLPDPIETLKATEELAKLGFIVMPYIHADPVLCKRLENAGTAVVMPLGAPIGSNKGLRTLDFLEIIIEQSNVPVVVDAGIGAPSDAAKAMEMGADAVLVNTAIAVAGDPVQMAMAFKEAVIAGRRGYEAQLGAVHSGAVASSPLTSFL; the protein is encoded by the coding sequence ATGAGTAACTTACAAATAGCAGACAGAATTTATACATCCAGATTATTTCTGGGAACAGGAAAGTTTGGGAGTATGTCCCAAATGACAGAAGCTGTAAAAGCTTCAGGATCCGAATTGGTAACAATGGCACTAAAACGCATAGACCATCAGTCGGATTCCGATGATCTATTAACTGCTTTACACTTGCCAGATGTTCATCTTTTGCCCAATACATCCGGAGCCAGAAATGCACAGGAGGCAGTATTGGCAGCACAACTGGCAAGAGAAGCTCTGGAAACAAACTGGCTGAAACTGGAAATACATCCGGATCCCCGCTACCTGTTACCCGATCCTATAGAAACCTTAAAAGCTACTGAAGAGCTGGCTAAATTAGGTTTTATCGTTATGCCCTATATACATGCTGATCCGGTGTTGTGCAAAAGACTGGAAAATGCAGGAACTGCCGTAGTTATGCCTTTAGGTGCACCCATAGGAAGTAATAAAGGCTTGAGGACATTGGATTTTCTGGAAATTATTATTGAGCAAAGCAATGTACCTGTCGTTGTAGATGCCGGCATTGGAGCCCCGTCGGACGCTGCAAAAGCAATGGAAATGGGAGCAGATGCAGTCCTGGTAAACACAGCAATAGCAGTGGCAGGTGATCCTGTACAAATGGCGATGGCATTTAAAGAAGCAGTTATAGCCGGAAGAAGAGGTTATGAAGCTCAGCTGGGAGCGGTGCATTCCGGAGCAGTAGCATCCAGCCCATTAACGTCATTTTTATAG
- a CDS encoding UDP-3-O-(3-hydroxymyristoyl)glucosamine N-acyltransferase has product MKFKKAQNLKTIADLIGARYVGDAEFQVLGTNEIHRVTAGDIVFVNHPKYYDKALNSDATIVLIDQEVECPEGKALLISEDPFRDFNLINTHFTRTQDFKEERHNLEVGDATIIHSSVVIGNDVKIGDNCMIHPNVVIGDRTVIGNNVIIQSGTVLGGDAFYYRKTANGFEKLQSVGHVVLEDDVEIGVNCTLDRGVTDVTLIRKSTKIDNQVQIGHDTIIGERCLIASQVGIAGCCNIGNEVTLWGQVGVASSVTIEDKTVVLATSGVSKDLKTGTYFGAPAEPAKEFYKKAVKLSRL; this is encoded by the coding sequence ATGAAATTTAAAAAAGCTCAGAACCTGAAGACAATTGCCGATCTTATCGGGGCACGCTATGTTGGCGATGCTGAATTTCAGGTTTTAGGCACTAATGAAATACATCGTGTTACAGCCGGAGATATTGTCTTTGTCAACCATCCAAAATATTACGACAAAGCTTTAAATTCGGATGCTACTATTGTTCTTATAGATCAGGAAGTAGAATGCCCAGAAGGAAAAGCACTTCTTATTTCTGAAGATCCGTTCCGCGATTTCAACTTAATCAATACTCACTTTACCAGAACCCAGGACTTCAAAGAAGAAAGACATAATCTTGAAGTTGGAGACGCTACTATTATTCACTCTTCTGTAGTAATCGGAAATGATGTGAAAATAGGAGACAACTGTATGATCCATCCCAATGTTGTCATTGGTGACAGAACAGTTATTGGTAATAATGTGATTATCCAGTCCGGAACTGTTTTGGGAGGTGATGCTTTTTACTACCGTAAAACAGCCAATGGTTTTGAAAAACTTCAGTCCGTTGGACATGTTGTTTTGGAGGATGATGTAGAGATTGGTGTTAACTGTACTTTAGACAGAGGTGTTACAGATGTTACACTAATCAGAAAATCTACTAAAATAGATAATCAGGTTCAGATAGGACACGATACTATTATTGGTGAACGTTGTCTTATTGCATCACAGGTAGGTATTGCCGGATGTTGCAATATCGGGAACGAGGTTACATTATGGGGACAGGTAGGTGTTGCATCTTCTGTAACAATTGAAGATAAAACAGTTGTTCTGGCAACTTCAGGTGTTTCTAAAGACCTGAAAACAGGTACATATTTCGGTGCCCCTGCTGAGCCGGCAAAAGAGTTCTATAAAAAAGCGGTGAAGCTGAGCAGGCTTTAA
- a CDS encoding thiamine phosphate synthase encodes MIIVLSPEREPEQEVYWINELLAGGLDYFHVRKYWLSEEAMCSYISQINEDYRDRLILHSHYNLAEEFGIVRLHFREESRLNKEQVNFQGKYILSTSTHSIEEFNTLGKEWTYAFLSPVFPSISKQGYGAHCNVLNDLKQRTNKNVQLVGLGGIDEHNIDIVLKSGVDGVAMLGNIWQSSNPLQVFLNCKNKFLNQLQNQNNVE; translated from the coding sequence ATGATTATTGTACTCTCCCCGGAGCGAGAACCGGAACAGGAGGTCTATTGGATCAATGAACTGTTAGCCGGCGGACTCGATTATTTTCACGTTCGTAAGTACTGGCTGTCTGAAGAGGCCATGTGTAGCTACATTAGCCAAATTAATGAAGATTACAGAGATCGCTTGATCTTGCATTCTCACTATAATCTTGCAGAAGAATTTGGAATTGTAAGATTACATTTCAGAGAAGAAAGCAGATTAAATAAAGAGCAGGTAAACTTTCAGGGAAAATATATTCTGTCAACCTCCACTCATTCTATCGAAGAATTTAATACGCTGGGTAAGGAATGGACATATGCTTTCTTATCACCTGTATTTCCAAGTATCTCCAAACAAGGCTACGGAGCACACTGTAACGTTCTGAATGATCTGAAACAAAGAACCAACAAAAATGTTCAGTTAGTAGGACTTGGGGGAATAGATGAACACAATATAGATATAGTATTAAAATCAGGAGTGGATGGTGTGGCTATGCTTGGAAATATCTGGCAAAGTTCAAACCCGCTTCAGGTTTTTTTGAATTGTAAAAACAAATTTTTAAATCAATTACAGAATCAAAATAATGTTGAGTAA
- a CDS encoding isoaspartyl peptidase/L-asparaginase family protein, which translates to MKKFIFPLLVFGTLTFAQKKYVMVIHGGAGTITKANLSPEKEKEYREKLTEALQKGYAEIKNGKSSLDAVSAAIMVMEDSPLFNAGKGAVFTNEGRNELDASIMNGKDQKAGAVAGVTTIKNPILAARAVMDKSEHVMMAGPGAEKFAKEQKLEIVDPKYFWTEKAWNSLQKVKAMETSKKTSLNNKEQYPDYFIVDHKFGTVGAVALDKNGNIAAGTSTGGMTNKKYGRIGDSPIIGAGTYANEQVGISGTGWGEFFIRTVASKTAADRMKYLHKPVTEATQESIDEIGKLGGNGGLIALDKEGNVAMPFNTEGMYRGTVTDKGEVEVYIYK; encoded by the coding sequence ATGAAGAAGTTTATATTTCCTTTATTAGTTTTCGGGACACTAACATTTGCCCAGAAAAAATATGTGATGGTGATCCACGGAGGTGCCGGAACAATAACCAAAGCCAACCTTTCTCCTGAAAAAGAAAAAGAATACCGCGAAAAACTTACAGAAGCCTTACAAAAGGGATATGCCGAAATTAAAAACGGTAAATCTTCTTTAGATGCAGTATCTGCTGCTATTATGGTTATGGAGGATTCTCCTTTGTTTAATGCCGGAAAAGGTGCTGTCTTCACTAATGAAGGAAGAAATGAACTCGATGCTTCTATTATGAACGGAAAAGACCAGAAAGCTGGTGCTGTTGCTGGTGTTACCACTATAAAAAACCCAATTCTGGCTGCAAGAGCTGTCATGGATAAATCGGAACATGTTATGATGGCTGGCCCCGGAGCAGAGAAATTTGCAAAAGAACAGAAACTGGAAATTGTAGATCCAAAATATTTCTGGACAGAAAAAGCGTGGAATAGCCTGCAAAAAGTAAAAGCTATGGAAACTAGTAAGAAAACAAGCTTAAACAATAAAGAGCAATATCCTGATTATTTTATTGTTGACCATAAATTTGGTACTGTAGGTGCCGTTGCACTGGATAAAAACGGAAATATTGCTGCGGGAACTTCTACAGGGGGTATGACCAACAAAAAGTATGGCAGAATTGGTGATTCACCTATTATTGGCGCCGGTACTTATGCCAATGAGCAAGTGGGAATTTCCGGAACAGGATGGGGTGAGTTTTTTATCCGCACAGTGGCTTCTAAAACAGCAGCAGACCGCATGAAATATCTTCATAAACCTGTTACTGAAGCAACGCAGGAAAGTATTGATGAAATTGGAAAACTAGGCGGTAATGGAGGCCTTATCGCATTGGATAAAGAAGGAAATGTCGCAATGCCTTTTAATACCGAAGGAATGTACCGCGGAACAGTAACTGATAAAGGTGAAGTAGAGGTATATATCTACAAATAG
- a CDS encoding ABC transporter ATP-binding protein, giving the protein MLKAINVTKTYNAGKKVALNNFSIEVPTGSIYGLLGPNGAGKTSFIRIINQITQPDSGEIFIDGQKLSPEHIQKIGYMPEERGLYKNMTIGDQLTYFGELKGMSKHDAIIQAKYWFEQLNIDQWWKKKLSELSKGMAQKIQFVVTVLHQPKLLILDEPFSGFDPVNANLIKDKILQLKEQGTTIILSTHRMESVEEMCDYVALINQSNKILDGKVFDVREQFKQNLFNVVLTDLQSENFEGFKARYTPDNIIQENGLISFQIRNESNSNILLEELLKTGKVRVFEEKIPSMNEVFINAVK; this is encoded by the coding sequence ATGCTAAAAGCTATAAATGTTACCAAAACCTATAATGCAGGTAAAAAGGTAGCACTCAACAACTTCAGTATCGAGGTTCCAACAGGAAGTATCTACGGTCTTCTGGGGCCTAACGGTGCCGGAAAAACATCATTTATCCGTATTATTAATCAGATCACTCAGCCGGACAGTGGTGAGATTTTTATAGACGGCCAAAAATTAAGCCCTGAGCATATTCAAAAGATTGGATACATGCCGGAAGAACGTGGTTTGTATAAAAACATGACCATTGGCGATCAGCTTACTTATTTCGGAGAACTGAAAGGTATGTCCAAGCACGATGCCATTATACAAGCTAAATACTGGTTCGAGCAATTGAACATAGACCAGTGGTGGAAGAAGAAATTGTCTGAACTGTCCAAAGGAATGGCTCAGAAAATACAATTTGTGGTAACTGTTCTGCATCAGCCTAAATTATTAATTCTGGATGAACCTTTTTCAGGGTTCGACCCTGTAAATGCCAACCTGATTAAAGATAAAATCCTTCAATTGAAAGAACAAGGCACAACAATTATTCTATCTACACATCGAATGGAATCTGTAGAAGAAATGTGTGATTATGTAGCGCTGATTAACCAGTCGAACAAAATACTGGACGGAAAGGTATTTGATGTCCGTGAGCAGTTTAAACAAAACCTGTTCAATGTAGTATTGACAGATCTGCAATCTGAAAACTTTGAAGGTTTTAAAGCCAGATATACACCAGATAATATTATCCAGGAAAACGGACTAATTAGTTTCCAGATTCGAAATGAAAGTAATTCTAATATCCTGCTTGAAGAGCTTTTAAAAACGGGTAAGGTGAGAGTTTTTGAAGAAAAAATACCGAGTATGAATGAAGTATTCATTAATGCTGTAAAGTAA